Genomic segment of Catharus ustulatus isolate bCatUst1 chromosome 3, bCatUst1.pri.v2, whole genome shotgun sequence:
CTCTTGGGGCACATGGCTGTCGCGCCTCTTCCTCACGCCTTTCCTTCGGATGCCCTGAGCTGCATGTTTGTCCTGCAGACAGGTCAGAGTGTAAAAGAGAAGCAGTTTGCCCTGGGAAAAAAGTTGGTTCTGGGAAGGCACATGACAAGCGTTTCTTGCCTAGCGACACGGGCTGTCACAAGACGCTCTCCTAATGCCATCCGAACTGGCTGCACATCAAATGGAGCGCGGCTCAGTGCCTCGGTCCCGGCAGCTGGGTTGCTCCATTGGGTCAGTTATCAGCTTCTTGGGAAGCTGCTCTCCatctaaaccaaacaaaatgaaGTCTATTCCACTGCAATAATGTTGTGCTTCTTCATAGCGTAGGTACTAATAGGAAGAAGTCTTGGAAATTGCCAGTCAGAACTGTGGATGCCGGAATGTGGAGCATGCTGGCGTCAGGGCACATGTGTGGTGTCTTGGAATAATATTTCTTTAGCTTTCTAAAGCATGCGCCTTCCCACTCACCTGCACACAGACATACATTTAAAATCTTCCCTTCCCAGTTGTGGTTAAACTGTTTCATGGGTAGGAACTTCTTGGGTTATTTTTTAGTGGATCCAGAAGCCTGGATAGTTCGTTTTGAAGCTGCTTGGTCAAAGCCAAGTATTGCATGCTAAGCAGAGTGAAAGGTGTGACTGCCAATTCCCTTTTCCTAGGGCATCCTTGTCACCAGAAGGAATGGACTTCGGGCTTTGAAACCAATTTCTCTCTTTCAGGGTGACATCTGCAGACCATTGTTTTAGCTTAAAGGGAACTTTACTTGATTGGAGTGAACTTCACTACAGTTTCAGGTTTTCTGTGGTCAGAGGTTCCAATACACACTTGAGAAACTTAGTTTCTGTTTCTCCAACTCCATGTTGGCTTTGGAAAGTTTTTCAAAAGGATAGGATAGTTCTTCTGAATGTACTGCACCATTTTCTTGACCATGTAATAAGCTCTTAATGTTGGTTTAGTTCCAGCAAAGGTGTCCCAATAATTAATCTCAAACGATGTAAAATTCTCTTAACCCTTGGTCTCGTGCATATCTTGGCTTGGGAATTATTCTTTAATGGTGAAAAGTTGTGCTTTTAGCCGAGTTTTGGACTAGTTAGAGCAAAAGGTTATAGCATGGATGAAAATGCATATTGTTGTGAGCTAACTTGTCTGGAATGTCTCATGGATGTGCTTCTGGCAATAACAAATAATTTGTTGTGGGTATTTAGGTGGTAATAGGGCATAATTTTGGTCACAGTGAAACTTTGAAATAAGTTTGTATTTCCTTCTGTGCCCTGTCATGATTATGTAATGGATGGAGCTATCCATAGTTTGCCTGTGGAAAAGTTACAGGTAAAGGTGATTGGAGGCTTGGGAGAAGATGTGAGATGCAGAGATGAAGACAGCGGTGGTCCTGTGCCTTTATTGGAAATGGCAGAGTGGGGTAGTCCTGATTTCCTAAGGTGGAAAAGTAGGCATTAGCCTTAGAGGCTAGTCCTGCACAGGCATTTCTGTGGATGCACTTCATGTAAAATAATTGGTTCATTGTTAGATTTCAATGAACCTATTTCAAATCGACATGTTTTAACCATTTGCCcttaaaaaaaagttcaagAGCTTTCTGGAACTATGTTTCCCATTACCCATCCTGTTATAGATAGCTGTACTGACATTTCAGATATCCATTCTTCCAAGTACTTGTTACAAAGTAGAGTGTTCCTCTTTCCTTGCTCTCATCATGGACCTTGAGATCTGAACACTGTAACCTGAGATATTTCCCTCTAATGTATTTACTTCTCTGGAAAGTTACAGATCCCATGTTCCATAACTCCCAGAGCTAGCGTGGAAAATGTAGCTGGAGCTTCAGGGCAGAAGCGTACTGGATGAGGTAATGAGCTGGGGCTTGGAACTCAGCCTTGGTAGGAGCCCACTCCCTCTTCAGAGAGGAGAGGACTTGTGTGCACTCTGCAATTGCAGAATTGCAGCCACAAGGCCAGAACAGCAGAAGCTGCACGTCTTATTAGCATGTTAATGTTTACAAAGCCCTGAACTCAATAACCTCAGAAGCAGTAAGAGCTCCTTGTTTCAGTTTGTCAGGCCAGGGGCCAGCGCCTGTTGCATTTCTTTAGCACTGGAAGTATCCAAAGAAGAACTTCTGAGTAAAAACAGGAGGTTAATCATGTACAGTTCTCTCCATTGTGAACACTGGGAGatgattttctttcagaaagggTTCTTCTTTGTAACAATGTGTGTATTTATTCCTATATAGTTGGTTAGCTGTGTTGGAGTGGTAAATATTTGAGACAGTTGTTATAAAGGAGGGTactaaaatgttaatttttgcaCAGTCCATGGCATATGACTTTGGACATCACAAGCTGTATATCACTCAACATCTAGATGTCTCTTGcgttaaaaatataattttactatttatttatttattctgaaatataaataacagTAGTTCATATCCTCAGACAGTTTCAATGATAACTTACACTGCCCTAGAGTCAGTTCTGCTggtaaattctgctttttagaCCTAAAATTTCAGCTGATTGTATCTCACAGTCCTGCTAACTCCATGCACCATCTTGGAAGaacttccttttcctttaattcAGAAGCCTTTTGAAAAGGCACTGGCAAACCTGTAAAGAAGCTGCTACGCAGCTGTATTCATACAACTTTTGAGCTTCTAGCTTCAAATTTTAATATGAAACAGCAATGCAGTCCTGTGGTTAAAGATGGATTTTAACAATGTGATCAATCTATTGGTGTTTCAAAAGAAGGAACTAACTGAGCTACTTAAACCAGCTTTTTTAACATATCCTCTGTAGTTCTGCATTTTGGTTAAGAAACAAGCAGTGAATAGGCAAATGGttaaacagctggaaaaggtGAAAGTAATGTTTCAGTAGAGTAAGTTAAAACGTGATCATCTTCATTCTTTGCCACTCTACATCTTTAATCTCCATGTAGAAACAGTTGCCTTCTAGATTATTTAGATCACTTAttgggaaaatggaattttcctcAGCCAGAGATGATGTTGCTAAGTGTGTGGGTTGAGTTGCTTTTTGGTTTCATACTCAGTGTGCCATGCTTACCATTGGATATGATTTTTATAAGGAGATACAGTAACATGTTGTATTATAGCTCATGCctaattgttttattattttcttgtcaGGTGATACGAAAGATGACATGAGTGACGTACAAGTGAATGGGAATGCTGGCCATTATCCTCTGGATGAAGAGGAAGTTGAAGAAGACTCTAGTGCACAGCTTAACATGCGTGGagtttttctgcatgtttttggAGATGCCTTAGGTTCAGTAATTGTGGTAGTGAATGCCTTGCTCTTTTATGGCTTCTGGAATCCATGCCCTGAAGATGGGCCTTGCTTTAATCCATGTATCGATGATCATTGCATGGAAAATGCTACTTTAGCCCGAGCACTTTTCAGAGCTAACAAATCTGAGCAAGAGAGCATTACGGTGGCTGGTCCCTGCTGGCTGTTATATTTAGATCCTGTTCTCTGTTTGATTATGGTCTGTATACTCCTTTACACAACTTACCCGTTACTTAGGGAGTCAGCCCTCATCCTTCTACAGACTGTTCCCAAACAAATAGACGTCCATTCTTTGAACTCAAAGTTACGTACCCTCGAAGGAGTCGAAGCAATCCATGAATTACACATTTGGCAGCTAGCAGGCAGTAGGATCATTGGCACTGCTCACATCAAGTGTCCTGACCCTTCCACCTACATGATGGTGGCCAAGCGCATCAAAGAGATCTTTCACGATGAAGGGATTCATGCAACCACCATCCAGCCTGAGTTTGCCAGCGTTGGCTCTGAGtcagggagagggaaatgcgAGTTGCCTTGCAGGACTCAGTGTGCTTTGAAGCAGTGTTGCGGAGCAGGAGAAGATAGTACTgcaaagaagacagaaaaatcctCGTCACTTAGTATTTCTTGTTCAGAAGTTGTCATTGAATTTCCGAAAACGAGGAGGACTAAGTCGGAGAGCATCCCTTCAGTGAAGCTGGAGGCCAACACCGATCAGAACGAGCAGTTTGAGTCATCTTTGTAACTCCCTGAAGGGTGCTACCTGAGTTGTGGAGACTTTGTCAACAGCTGTGTTGCAAGAGGAAGAGACGGACGTTTGAGATGCAATTTTGCCAAATAGTGTAATTGCTGAAGTCCTTGTTCTTGTCATATTGCTAAATATAGAATGCTTGTTTTAAAGAATATGTCACTGTCATGATACAATGTGTTTGTGTTGACTTTGTTTGACTGAGACAGACAGTGCACCCATGCTGTAACACTTCAGAAAACCAGTTTCAACATTTCAGCAGAGACACTTCTTGCTGTGCTTCAAATTAAGATacttttttccagtgaaaaggTATTTGAGGGATAAGCATGTAGGAACTCAATTTGTGTTACAGATTTCTTGGACCtactttttcatttaatatttgaTTTGTAGATATCTTAATATATTGTTTATTTAGAAGCCCTAAGAAAACCAAAGTTCatagaacatttaaaaaaatatatactaaAAACTGGAAACCACTTTGCAGTTTCATGTATTTTTCCTAAAGCTGtgtgataataataaaaaatgtgaagaCATTTCTAATGAACTGATCGCACAGCATATTTTAAAGACAACATGGTGTGATTGTCAGAAATTGTCTCCTTCTGTAAGGTAGTGAGGTAATTGAAAACAACAGAtgtgaaagggtttttttcctgtcagaatGGCAGTTCAAGACATGAGACTGGTCAATGAAGTTATACTTCATACACATAAATGTACAAAGACTTGTACATTTTatggattttctgttttttttcccttacttcCAAGTTGGGTCTGGTCATGAAAGTCTTTGAGGTTTAAAGAACCCTCAACTCAGCAGTGCTATGAATAAATATTTAGCGAATGCTGAGTTTACTAAGATAAAACAATTAGTTCTGCCAATAAGTGCACTGTTGGGGAAGATCTGCCAAGCACCAACTCCTGCTTTCAAGCATAGACAGCAGCTCCCCAACAAGTAATATAAGGGTGCATTTTGCTTCTAGCTGAGTATATCTGTAAATGCTTGCAGTGATTTCAGTCCTGGTCCCCCACTGTGTCCTCAGGAGCCCTCCACTGACTTTTGAGGAAGTGGTGTAGGGACTAAGATTTCATTCACTGTATTTCACACTTTGAGATGTTTATGTATCACATGATTTCACTTACTTGGTATCTGAATCTATGGTTTAAAACCTTGACTGAGTTAATTGACAACTGGCTCTAAAGAAACTGTTACAGTGTGCTGCCAGCTTACACTTTAGGAAAGGAGAAACTGCTCTGTGGACTCCATGAGTTTGGCAGAGATGAGAAGAGAGTTGAAAGATAAAACATGCAAGAAATCTAATCTAAAACCCTGGCCCTTTTGACCCACTCTCACGTTATGTACGGGATCTAATGTCTTGTGATTAACGGATTGCTCCTGTGtgcaaaactggaaaacaaCTCAGATCTTCCATTCTTTGCTCTATGACTCTGGACATGATAAACACTTTGCCTCGGTTTCCCTATCTTCAAATGGGGATAATACCTACCTCACAGGGGTGTTGTGAGGCTTAACTATTGTGTGAAGAGTTCTGAGATCTGTTACTGGAAGGCACTGGAAAGAGGATAAGATACTAGATTACCTGGCATTTACTACTTCTACAAATGTATTGCAATATGTAGGCACAACCAGAGGGAATTGAGGATAGTTTTGGCCTTATGAAATTCTTTGATGCTgtggttttcaggtttttaacagtatttaaatatagatttttttaaaaagaatgttttGTTAGTGAAGGGAATGTAGCTTTGCCTCCAGATACAGAACACCTCCCTAGTTTGCATTTCTAATTTGTGTCTTGCATCATAATTGCTCTTAAATAGTACAAAAAATAGTCCTGCTGCTTGGATTGGCCCAAGTCATGTCAGTGGTCTTACCCAAGCTCTCAGCAGAGCATTGCAGTCAACTCTTGATTGTCCATGGGTGGATTACCAGTGTTGTGCATTACCTGTGCAGTCTGCAGAGCCAAGTCCAGCCCCCGTCTCACTCCGCACTCTGGCCAGGCGCTGGGTGCCAAAGCATGGGAAAGGTGGAGGTGCTGGCTCCACTTCCAGGGAGCCCATCACAGGCCACATTGCCAGggtgcagcacagcactgcctgagGGTTTTGCCCCTTGGCTGCTCAGATGCATCTGCAGGAAGCTGTGGGCTGTGGATGGGTGGGCTCGGCTTTGTGCTGGCTTGGGATGTTGGTGCTTTGCAGCCACCAGCATTGCTCACCTTCTTCTGTGTTTATGCTTGTTGTATAGTCTCACAAACTAACTTAAATATGTTAATATAGTATTTatatatgttttgttttttctgaattatCTGAACTCTTTTTTCTGTTACCTGTATATGATCTAGAGTTGACTGTTAAAATGAGATCTTGTATGAGACTACGTTTGCCGAGTATGCTACCACTGCTATTATACTACAGAGTATTAACCAAGTAAATTTTGAAATGAACAAAGTACTTTTTTTTATGTGTATCCTTGCTTTCTATGGTAAACTTTCACTAATTATTTTAATCACTAGTTTAAAATTCGTCTCAGTCATTAGCATGAATTGTTGAGGTTCTGCCGTATATCACTAACGCACCACAGAACTACTGTtctttagtttattttaaaaaatactaacaAATCAAACCATGGTAGCACTGCGAAGTCTGACTTCTGTCCTGTTGCTCTTATAAAAATAGGGCAGCTAGTAAGTCATAACAGTTACCATTGTTGGTTAATAGTCTCAGTAGATGCATCTGAATAGAGGGAGTTGTAGTCACTAATTccattttaaagtatttaatttttttttgtcagaagtcatatttttctatttctgtgtcCATTGCAGGCAATGGCTAgctaaaaagacaaaaagctcTCCCCCTCGTTATTTTAAGTACCAGGACAGGATGCAGAGGTGATatgatggtggtgatgatgatggggggaaaaggggaagttGCATGGCCTCTCCGTCATGCGCCCTGTTGCACGTGCAGCACCAGCTGGTGTTACTAGGGCCCTTTAGTCTCCTTAGCCCTTGATGGTAATGTCCCTGAAAGCACAAAGTGAGGTCAAGGTGgtggctgtgcagcagcaggaacacagtTTCTCCATTCTGGCTGCAGGAGACCTGACTGTAGCCTGCTAGCTTGTGAAATAGCTTCATTTTTTTGAAATGTCTGGGGTTATACAGACTTGATTTGTTCAGAAGATCGTAGTTTAAGAATACTGAGAGCATTCAAAAAGCACTGCACagtctctatttttttttccacaaagcaTGAAACTAGTGAAACTCATGTAAATGAACACTGCAGTGGTGGGGAGCTAATTGTATTGTGTATCAcattcctgaatttttaaaataaaaacaattatgGAACACTCATTTTAAGGAAGAATTAAGTTTGTACTTCAGTGTCTAAATTGTTTAGGCTTCTGATTAAATGTGTCAGAGATGTACCGAACATCACTGGATGAAATATTTACCCTTACTACATGTCTCATCCAGGAACATGCTATTTTAGAATCACTTCCTAGATTATATCTGCACCTGAGATGCAGTGCAGAACTGATACTGATTCAGACACCCAGTGGGCTAGCCACAGTACCATCAGTCTTCCTTTTAGCAGAGTAAATTGTTTCTGTGGAACCCCTAATAATTGTAGCTCAATTACTTTCAACACCCAGTGTGGGCTTTGGTAATATCTGTAGTTGCCACATCGCAGTGTGCGGTACGGACATACACAGAGTTATGTAAAAGAACCAGCTCCAACTTGTGACTCCCCAAAAGTCATGGCAAGGCCTCAGTCCTGAAAATTTCTGTATTCTTAAATAGTTTCATCGGGCTGACGAGTACTTACTTGCACGCCAGGAATTATTTGTGGGAGCGAGTCCAAAGCTTCTGCCGGTGTAGCCtggcttttaaagaaaaaagtaccTAGATCTTATGGTTGTATTAAAATCAGGACTGCTGTGGTGTTTCTAAATTTGCTGTAGAAATACTGTCAGTTTGGTATAATTCCAGGATTTATTCCTTTTCCCCGTTCTccaaaaagagagggaaaaaagcccacTGAGTGTCCTGAGACTTGTTAATAGGTTTAGCTAAACTGATGTTGCTGTTAGCTTCTGAAGTCAGGCCATCTGAATTTATTGAACACTGCCTGGTGGAGTTTGGGGAGGAGGGATAAAGATTCTTGCCattctccttcccctgccccctGCTTTGACTGCGCTTTCTAATCTCTTCAGCTATGGAGAGACCggggggatggagggggtgAATTTTGTAACTAGATGTTCCAAGTTCCACatgcagggaatggggaataCTGCTAACTATATTTAAAAGCATATAAATATGCTCTGACTATTTTAGTTCCATAGCATAGCATCAGTTACACCCTTTTTAGGTATGCATTTAAGTGGTTCTGGTCCACAGTATCTTTggcttttctcttctctgctaGACAGAAAGAGGTGGATGCTCCATTTGCCTGAGCTAAAGCCAGAGTTGACAATTTTCCAAATCAAACGTAGCTTTGCTGATAACAGAAGGTCTGATTATTCCTTGTGACCTTTGCTTTGTGTGGTTAGCTGCCTGTGAGGTACAGCACCATGTTTTAGCAGGctcacatttatatttttttgcacTCACCGTGTTGTCTAAGTAGttgaaaagcaaaaccacaaagctgaaaaatatctttcatcTGTATGTCTCCAAAAAGCACATGGGATTaatttggcttcttttttttttcatgtcctgGATTCTGTTTCTGAACAATGTTAAAATATAATTAGCTTGTTCATTGATGATatttctttttgccttcttttaaaataaagattttttttctttctttttttctttttctttttttttttctttttgttttttgggttttttggattttttgggattttttgttttgttttttttaagtattgaAGTGCTGAGAAAACAAATGGAGCTCTTGACTATCAAATAGTTTTAgttggattttatttctcagatcAGCTCCCAGGAAGGAATCTAACTAGTAGAAATCACCATCTCCCAGAATAtcaaaaaaaagatgaaaagaactCAAATAGAGGAGGTGGAGGTTAGTAAATGGGTTTTACACTCCTGGCCTCCAACTCTCTGGGTTTAAGGTGCAATTAAAGTAGTTGCTCAGTTCTAGTATTGTGAAGAGTTAATTAtgcaaaagacatttttttttatctcaaaggaaaacagcttttgaaaataataaaatctttttgACCTGTTAATTGGTCGTGCTTAAATATCTGACATAAGGGTCAATGAGGTAGGGTTCCTAATACGACTCTATACTGTTCTTTCAATGTCTTTGGGAGAAAACTGCTTTAGAGCAGAAGATGCTTTGGTGCTTTTTGCCTTCATTTGTTGTAAATTCAGAAACACTGCAGTTTGCAGAGTTTTTTTGGGAGAAGAGGACTGACTGCAGCTGCCAGCGCTAGTACTGAGAAGGGCAGGATGGTGACCGATACCTGCCTTAGCTGTTAATATAAATTTTCAGTGATTAGTTCATTTTGGAGCTCTGCATAGCTCCAGTTCTGCTTCAAGAGGGAAAAGCGATTCCACATCATTAGTTATATGTGCAGGAGGGTGTTTGCTTGTGCTGTAAGCACTGCATGTGAGCTTGAGCTTTGCCATTTTCCAGAGTAGTTCCTACCTCTTCATGAAAAGATGTGATTTGAACTTACTATGAACATCCTTCATGAGACATGCTGGTGTGGGAATTTTAAATTAGCAGGAAGGGAAGCTTCAGGTCTATACCTTTGCTACCTTCTCCCATGTCATTCCTAGACCTCCTACCCCAGATAGTTGCCTGACCACAAGAACCAGATCCAGCTCCCAGAACTCCTTGATGCTTTTTCATTGGAGGAGCTAAAGCCACCGGAGAACGGTGGGATGGTCCAGGCAGACATGCACTTTCAGCAGCACCTTCTCAGGCTGATCTGTGCTAGCATCCCAATCCTGGCAGGAAGGAAAGCCTTGCCACTGAACTTTGGCtagcatttatatatatatttgtggtttggtttatcctttcttttttttttttttttttaacaatcaACACAAACCTTAAAGTATTGCTGAGACCAAATGGCAATCCCCATCCCCCATCACCCAAGCTCTGTTTCTAGTTACAGCATTGGTCGGCTTCCCAGCGTTTCCCtcctgcaccagctcctgcagctaAGAATAGCCCTGGTGATGCTGTGGAACAGGATGTGCAACCTGCTGGGCTTCCTGCATTTGTACTCGTGTTGCTGGCCTGGGCTGAAGCCTGTCCTCATCTTTCCCTGGACTCACTAGGTGAATTTGTTAGATTTAATTTCTTGGATTAGGTTTGCTGTGGGTTGGCCCACACTTGTTCCAGTTGCATTCTGTGCTATAGGCAACTGCATTCTGCAGTATAGGCAAGACCTCAGCCGAGGGAGATATTTAATCTTCGGTGCTTCAGACTGTGTCTGCTGAGTGTAAGTGGATGCTGCTGGCCTGCTGCAGACCTGGATTCAAGCTTCACTGCTTGGTTTGATGTTACCGTGTGATCCCTGCAGCTGAGGGTGCAGCGAGTACAGCACAGCGAGTCTGCAGGTAACTGGGTCACTGCTGCTTACCTGAGCTAGGTGCTCATACCCTAGTTCAGGAGTGAACAACACTCCCACAGATAAATGCTGCACATATTGCTATACCCTCAAGATTTTTTCATTAGGCAGCACTGACTGGAGACTCAGCCCATTGTTTTATCCTGTGCTGCCTTGGGCTCTCCCCCAGTCAGTTGCAGACAAGCATGTTTTTCCTTGAGAAAGGGATTGTGTGAATTAGCAAAATGTGGGTGATGATTTTCACTTCTATCTTTGTGGGCATGTGGGAAGGTTCTGACCCAAATGGATGGGGTTGATTCTGCATGCTTCCAGCTGAGTGTCAGGAGGGGTTGGGCTTAAGTACCAGGTAAAATCTAGGCTCAAGTACTTTGTCCTAAATATCCATGCTGGTAGAGGTCTTAGACTTCTGTGTCATGCTAGTTTGAAGTGATTTTCTCTTCACATTGGCTgttcaaagagaaaaagggaaagaactgTGTTTGATTATCACAAGAATTATTACCCAGCCCTGGTAGGTGTGTTTCCAGTTTGTTGAAAACCTCCctgcatgcagcagcagcagcacagtagAGACACTGACGAGTTAGTCGGCAAGTTATTGCTAAAAAGGAGGTGTTTGGTACATATGCTTGAGCTTGGAAGTGGAATGACACTTGGCACCGTAATGTCCCAGTTATCTTTTTCTGAAGGAGTGGGAAAACTGCAGAACTAAATATTGAGTCAAGCTGCGTGGGCAGAGCTCCTgtctcagagctgtgctgatgtCACAGCTGCAGCGTGACATCATGGGCCGTATGTGAAAAGCCCAGAGCATCACCCAAGCTCTATGTCTTACTGAAAACCTCAGTAACATTTATTGAAAActtgcatgttttttttttccccttttcccatttccttaaCACTGAGGAGTGTAGCCACACAGCTAAGGGGAGAGTGTGTAGCTCAGCTGCCTTGCAACactgtgtgctgctctgaaaaaaaaggtgCCATTGAACCCAGGGTTCGAAGGCCACTGCACTTGGTGTGCCCTTTCTAAAAGTATCTACAAAAACAAGGTAATGTCAAAACATTTCTCTACTGAAAGCTGGGGAGGTACTCAAGACTACAGCTTCTGCAGTAGccttctgtgattctcttcTTTGCTGTCTTCTTCCCAGAGACTTATCCGAGTTACTATTACTGCATGTGCATGCAATAATTAACGTGGCTTGGAAAACAGTAGGGCAGACACTGGAGTCCTTTAGATTTATTCTTTAAGAATAGAAAATCTGATCCACAAGATTTTTGCCAAAACTTCTTTCGTCTCTGCTAGTATCAAAAAGCAGGTCACTTCTCCTGTGGTGGTTACTCTGCTTAGTAGGAAGCAAATGAAATTATGGCATCAGTGGAGAAAGATGAGCAATGGATTCTGTATGGTTTTTGATTTTGGAGTGGTTATATTTTCCCCCTCCTGCGGTTGCTTTAATGAGGGTaatggttttctttgttttttctctatAGCTCTGCAGTGCTTAACAGCTTGTTACTGAGGGACCTACACTTGAGTCCACGGAAATCCAAGTTAGTGAAAGACATGGAAAAACATGTTTAAACAGATCACAGCTGAAGGTGAGACCTTATTCTTTCTGAGACAGAAGGtagccagcacagcctcagctgtTCCATCAGGAAAGGTTAACGTGAAGTACCAAGCTTAACTCACTTCTAGAGAAATGGTGTAGAAAATCAGGTAACAGCAGTTTAGTTTCACACCCGAGCATATGAGAAGTAACCTCTCTCTGCAGGAGACTGCAGCTTGGGAAAAAGAATGTCTTTGCTTGGGGGTTTGTTGCTGGCAGTGGCCACAATCCTGATAGAGCAGTGTTTCTCCAAATGACTTAAGGTAAAGTGAAATACAGAGGGCTCTTATGCAACATGATAGTTCCCCTTTCAAAACAGTggtttggagagaaaaaaacattggtCTGGGCTAGgacaaaaattaaacaagatAAACTGGATGGACTGCTGTGatctttcccttcccctttaTCTCTAAACCTTAACCTTACACTGCAAATTTGAGGTTAATGCACTGCAGTGTGTCTGCAACTGCTGAAACCAGCTGTCTTTTAATATATCTTACTTATTTTGATGATGATGAAGGTCTGAAATTTTCTCTAGGTAACATAAGTATTGATATGCTTTTAAAGTTCAAAtgcaagtatttttttaattttactaaggatattttcaaattaaataattaattcttctgataaaatatttaatgaattatttactTAGTCTGCATCCTTGTTTCTAATCCACATAACATAGAAATATatgtttgaaataaatttttaaaaaactgtccAATTTTTGCTAAcatgttatttttcttgaataTCAGCTAAAAAGAGAGGAAGTGTCAGTTCATAAAATGTGGAGCTAACCACACGATTTTGGTAGCAGGTCACTCACCACTAACAAGTACTTCAGCactttgcagagctctgagtAGCTGTAGAATGTGCTGTGGAAACAGGGACCACAGCAATAAATTAGGGTGGAAAAACGTTTGCTTGAACTTCACTATGAAGACGCTGCTTTAGTgatacagaagaaaatgcatcTGTTCCTAAGTTGCATTTTGGCTTGTACTATACATAGCATTCTGAAAAACTAACCCTTCAAGATACTGGTGATGTGATGGTGACTATTCCATAAATATCATAAATTAGATCCTGTCCTATGCACTGATTTATCCAGCCAGTTAAAGTATAGTAGGGGAGGAGTGGAAAGTATGATAGATGCAATTCTGGACTGTACATCATTCACCTACTCCTTCCAGTACATGTGATCcttcttttaaataatgtgAGAGTTTGTTGGGGGTTTTACCCAAATATGACCATCCTACTTTTCAAACAACTTGGTTCTGACAGAAACTTTGTTCTGATTCTTTTTGAAGGGGGATGTCTTAAGTGAGTTGGCTTCAGGGTACAATGACAATGTGACATTGCCTTCAGGTGCCATGTGCTGGGCAGTGGCactgtgttttcctgtgctCAGTAGGAGTGCAAGACTCTGAAACA
This window contains:
- the SLC30A1 gene encoding zinc transporter 1 — protein: MCGGMAAQGPGGPRCWQNRRARLVCMLALTFLFFVVEVAVSRITSSLAMLSDSFHMLSDVMALVVALVAVRFAQRTRATKKNTFGWVRAEVMGALVNAVFLTALCFTILLEAIERFTEPHEIQQPLVVIAVGVAGLIINLLGLCLFNHHGAGGHGHAHGSGRSNGGRQQHPRGGPKPEQPPGDVEAALHREETSTLVENCSSSNGVSQEKLGDTKDDMSDVQVNGNAGHYPLDEEEVEEDSSAQLNMRGVFLHVFGDALGSVIVVVNALLFYGFWNPCPEDGPCFNPCIDDHCMENATLARALFRANKSEQESITVAGPCWLLYLDPVLCLIMVCILLYTTYPLLRESALILLQTVPKQIDVHSLNSKLRTLEGVEAIHELHIWQLAGSRIIGTAHIKCPDPSTYMMVAKRIKEIFHDEGIHATTIQPEFASVGSESGRGKCELPCRTQCALKQCCGAGEDSTAKKTEKSSSLSISCSEVVIEFPKTRRTKSESIPSVKLEANTDQNEQFESSL